The Panicum hallii strain FIL2 chromosome 9, PHallii_v3.1, whole genome shotgun sequence genome has a window encoding:
- the LOC112874909 gene encoding COP1-interacting protein 7-like isoform X1 translates to MRPEKRLESAVFQLTPTRTRCDLVVVANGRKEKIASGLLNPFVAHLKVAQEQIAKGGYSITLEPDPEIDASWFTRGTVERFVRFVSTPEVLERVTTIESEILQIEDAIAVQVNESLGLRSVTVEDQNGKSVDCMEGYKTSFDPDADMALVPYKAGTQPTLPVQNNGGTQEENSKAQLLRVLETRKTVLRKEQAMAFARAVAAGFDIDNLVYLITFAERFGASRLMKACTQFIGLWKQKHETGQWIEVEPEAMSARSEFPPFNPSGIMFMGDSMKQTMETMSVSNGDASEDASKADQRTTQHSGAPHEFFHGPYQSAYPPWAMHPPYSMQGMPYYPGMNPYYPPPYPPIDDTRYHHSERRVSKKYSSDSKDSETSDDESDQSGSERETSYGHRSHNKNKRTGKKKPSVVVIRNINVTSKRHGSSDIESQTGSDVASEDSDDLNTKSRKKKNKSSSSKKKDARKIIRESADDYNKDEMSYGQDGDQGNWNVFQSFLLRADEKTRDSDADLFASENKSPPARKKESTSIDDSILLTERDSAGANECNTVGFNIENGRTRPRQMLSGDELMMSGQGSGVASDGIKKIEGGDVRYRRGASDDFMIYGQEKSTDRGSSLDPLAEAQYKNPTLVGKNAHSMADESFMIPLRFNSDDNLGPESRTAIDIDVELPSTVQKISDAKAGGQLFYEPDELMPERGCENISFGYDPAMDYSQMQSQPATMVEDSPVEEAALTNADEVKKPEKDKRIRSSQESLDKRRKDASMRRLSSSKGPMTDAQKRAQNLRAYKADLQKAKKEQISNNLQHGIGDFSHFQEEEQMKRLERLKLERQKRIAARSSTSSASTTPQQPKVKPSSKVSPSTYKSSKFSDAEPASSSPLRKVPAKTTPGTDPHPQKTAKASKLIGNTNAVSKSTSSLTDMKKEKSGKAESSSERLKKLAEPKTSSLTDHPLNPKSASVDHPRRRSMPQDTQRKKISAIMQLDQSKSATLPELKVKSPQAPAVVNNAVAAKEKKVVSHGAEAPTTETSGVNKINGNISRMNSSDDSVVVEKTVVMLENEVVSTPPVILHSGRNAAKETSSDDRTEKPSPELEYTAIRGPPSPLFVPDAESSVTNGPDDQGNSYEVVTECRKDEPERPSLAAMEKPYQAPFARVTSLENASDYSPLPVRESESLVPADNIKARVPDPVHSSVDGNEVNEKPRSKEPKGFRKLLKFGRKSHASALTEGAMDSDTSSVDEAPAGDGSMLKNLISQEDSGASSKASRSFSLLSPFRSKHKVIVL, encoded by the exons ATGAGGCCGGAGAAGCGGCTTGAATCGGCGGTGTTCCAGCTCACCCCGACCCGCACCAG GTGCGATTTAGTTGTGGTGGCGAATGGACGGAAGGAGAAGATAGCCTCTGGTTTGCTTAACCCATTCGTCGCACATCTTAAGGTTGCACAAGAGCAGATTGCCAAGGGAGGCTATTCCATCACACTTGAGCCAGATCCAGAGATTGATGCATCATGGTTTACCAGGGGAACAGTGGAGAG ATTTGTTCGTTTTGTCAGTACACCGGAGGTCCTGGAGCGGGTCACAACAATAGAGTCTGAAATATTGCAGATTGAAGATGCCATTGCCGTCCAGGTCAATGAAAGTCTTGGTTTGAGATCTGTAACT GTGGAAGACCAAAATGGGAAATCAGTGGACTGCATGGAAG GTTATAAGACAAGTTTTGATCCTGATGCAGATATGGCACTTGTTCCATATAAG GCTGGCACACAGCCAACTCTACCAGTGCAGAATAATGGTGGCACTCAGGAGGAGAATTCAAA AGCTCAACTGCTCAGAGTGTTAGAGACTCGCAAGACAGTATTACGTAAAGAGCAGGCTATGGCCTTTGCACGTGCTGTAGCAGCAGGGTTTGATATTGACAACTTGGTGTATTTGATCACATTTGCAGAGCGTTTTGGTGCTTCTCGCTTGAT GAAGGCATGTACACAATTCATTGGGCTGTGGAAGCAAAAGCATGAAACTGGACAATGGATTGAAGTTGAACCTGAAGCAATGTCTGCACGCTCCGAATTTCCTCCTTTTAATCCTTCTGGCATTATGTTTATGGGGGACAGCATGAAGCAAACTATGGAAACAATGTCTGTTTCCAACGGAGATGCAAGCGAAGATGCTTCTAAAGCAG ATCAGAGGACAACTCAGCACTCTGGAGCTCCCCATGAGTTCTTCCATGGTCCATATCAGTCAGCATATCCACCGTGGGCTATGCATCCGCCTTACTCTATGCAAGGCATGCCTTACTATCCTGGAATGAACCCATATTACCCTCCCCCCTACCCCCCAATCGATGATACCAGGTACCACCACTCTGAAAGGAGAGTATCAAAGAAATACTCCTCAGATAGCAAGGACTCAGAAACTTCAGATGACGAAAGTGACCAAAGCGGTTCAGAGAGGGAGACTTCTTATGGTCACAGGTCCCATAACAAGAATAAAAGGACAGGCAAGAAGAAGCCCAGTGTGGTTGTCATACGGAACATAAATGTAACATCGAAAAGGCATGGATCATCGGATATTGAATCACAAACAGGTTCAGATGTAGCATCTGAGGACAGTGATGATCTGAACACCAAGTccagaaagaaaaagaataagagCTCAAGTTCAAAGAAGAAAGATGCTAGAAAGATCATCCGTGAGTCTGCAGATGATTATAATAAGGATGAAATGTCATATGGGCAAGATGGAGATCAAGGGAACTGGAATGTCTTCCAAAGTTTCCTGCTAAGAGCTGATGAGAAGACAAGAGATAGTGATGCTGACCTGTTCGCCAGTGAAAACaaatcacccccagcaaggaaGAAGGAGAGCACAAGCATTGATGATTCTATTCTCTTGACAGAGCGAGATTCTGCTGGTGCCAATGAATGTAATACAGTAGGTTTCAACATAGAAAATGGGAGGACTAGGCCGCGTCAGATGCTGTCTGGTGATGAACTTATGATGTCTGGGCAAGGTAGTGGCGTTGCTAGTGATGGCATAAAGAAGATTGAAGGTGGAGATGTGAGATACAGGAGAGGAGCAAGTGATGACTTCATGATTTATGGGCAGGAAAAGTCAACAGACAGAGGGAGTTCTTTAGACCCTCTTGCAGAAGCACAGTACAAGAACCCCACACTGGTGGGGAAAAATGCACACAGCATGGCAGATGAGTCCTTCATGATACCTCTTAGGTTCAACTCAGATGATAATCTTGGACCAGAAAGTCGTACTGCCATTGACATAGATGTTGAGCTTCCCTCAACTGTTCAGAAGATATCAGATGCTAAAGCTGGTGGTCAGCTTTTCTATGAGCCAGATGAGTTGATGCCAGAGCGTGGATGCGAAAACATTTCATTTGGATATGATCCAGCAATGGATTACAGTCAGATGCAGAGCCAACCTGCCACCATGGTTGAAGATTCACCTGTGGAAGAGGCAGCGTTGACCAATGCTGATGAAGTAAAGAAGCCAGAGAAAGATAAGAGGATAAGAAGTTCGCAGGAGAGTTTGGATAAACGAAGGAAAGATGCTTCAATGAGGAGATTATCATCATCAAAGGGCCCAATGACTGATGCACAGAAACGCGCACAAAACTTGCGAGCATATAAAGCGGATCTTCAAAAGGCAAAGAAAGAGCAG ATTTCTAATAATTTGCAACATGGAATTGGCGATTTTTCGCATTTCCAGGAAGAGGAACAGATGAAACGGCTAGAGAGGCTTAAGCTGGAGAGGCAAAAGAGAATCGCTGCAAGAAGTAGCACTTCCAGTGCATCAACCACACCGCAGCAGCCCAAAGTGAAACCTTCTTCCAAGGTTTCTCCCAGTACCTACAAGAGCTCAAAGTTCAGTGATGCAGAACCTGCATCCTCTTCACCTCTCAGAAAAGTTCCTGCCAAAACTACCCCAGGAACTGACCCCCATCCCCAAAAAACAGCAAAAGCAAGCAAACTAATTGGTAATACAAATGCAGTTAGTAAGTCAACCTCATCATTGACAGATATGAAGAAGGAGAAAAGTGGGAAAGCCGAATCGTCCAGTGAGCGATTGAAAAAACTTGCTGAACCTAAAACCAGCAGTTTGACTGACCATCCTTTGAATCCCAAGTCAGCAAGCGTGGACCACCCACGGAGAAGAAGCATGCCACAGGATACCCAAAGAAAGAAAATTTCAGCTATAATGCAACTTGACCAGAGTAAATCAGCAACACTACCAGAACTGAAAGTCAAATCCCCACAAGCTCCTGCTGTTGTGAATAATGCAGTTGCTGCCAAAGAAAAGAAAGTGGTTTCACATGGAGCTGAAGCTCCTACAACAGAAACTTCTGGTGTAAATAAAATTAATGGTAACATCTCAAGGATGAACAGCAGTGATGACAGTGTGGTGGTTGAGAAAACTGTTGTGATGCTTGAAAATGAGGTGGTTTCAACACCTCCAGTCATTCTACATTCTGGAAGAAATGCAGCAAAGGAAACTTCTAGTGATGACAGGACAGAGAAGCCCAGTCCAGAATTGGAGTATACTGCCATCAGAGGTCCACCTTCTCCACTTTTTGTTCCGGATGCTGAGAGCTCTGTCACCAACGGACCTGATGACCAGGGGAACTCATACGAG GTGGTGACCGAGTGTCGAAAGGATGAACCTGAGAGGCCATCCTTGGCTGCCATGGAGAAACCCTACCAGGCCCCTTTTGCTAGGGTAACATCGCTGGAGAATGCTTCAGACTACAGTCCATTGCCTGTGCGAGAATCAGAATCACTTGTGCCTGCAGATAACATTAAGGCTCGAGTACCTGATCCTGTGCACTCTTCAGTTGACGGCAATGAGGTAAATGAAAAACCTCGAAGCAAAGAGCCAAAAGGATTTAGGAAACTTTTGAAATTTGGCAGGAAAAGCCATGCTTCAGCCTTGACCGAGGGTGCAATGGATTCCGATACATCATCAGTTGATGAAGCCCCAGCAGGAGATG GGTCGATGCTGAAGAATCTCATTTCACAAGAGGACTCTGGTGCTTCTTCTAAAG CTTCTCGGTCGTTTTCCCTGCTGTCACCATTCCGCAGCAAGCACAAGGTGATTGTACTGTGA
- the LOC112874909 gene encoding COP1-interacting protein 7-like isoform X3, giving the protein MVYQGNSGEIIKVVTCVVGLGRFVRFVSTPEVLERVTTIESEILQIEDAIAVQVNESLGLRSVTVEDQNGKSVDCMEGYKTSFDPDADMALVPYKAGTQPTLPVQNNGGTQEENSKAQLLRVLETRKTVLRKEQAMAFARAVAAGFDIDNLVYLITFAERFGASRLMKACTQFIGLWKQKHETGQWIEVEPEAMSARSEFPPFNPSGIMFMGDSMKQTMETMSVSNGDASEDASKADQRTTQHSGAPHEFFHGPYQSAYPPWAMHPPYSMQGMPYYPGMNPYYPPPYPPIDDTRYHHSERRVSKKYSSDSKDSETSDDESDQSGSERETSYGHRSHNKNKRTGKKKPSVVVIRNINVTSKRHGSSDIESQTGSDVASEDSDDLNTKSRKKKNKSSSSKKKDARKIIRESADDYNKDEMSYGQDGDQGNWNVFQSFLLRADEKTRDSDADLFASENKSPPARKKESTSIDDSILLTERDSAGANECNTVGFNIENGRTRPRQMLSGDELMMSGQGSGVASDGIKKIEGGDVRYRRGASDDFMIYGQEKSTDRGSSLDPLAEAQYKNPTLVGKNAHSMADESFMIPLRFNSDDNLGPESRTAIDIDVELPSTVQKISDAKAGGQLFYEPDELMPERGCENISFGYDPAMDYSQMQSQPATMVEDSPVEEAALTNADEVKKPEKDKRIRSSQESLDKRRKDASMRRLSSSKGPMTDAQKRAQNLRAYKADLQKAKKEQISNNLQHGIGDFSHFQEEEQMKRLERLKLERQKRIAARSSTSSASTTPQQPKVKPSSKVSPSTYKSSKFSDAEPASSSPLRKVPAKTTPGTDPHPQKTAKASKLIGNTNAVSKSTSSLTDMKKEKSGKAESSSERLKKLAEPKTSSLTDHPLNPKSASVDHPRRRSMPQDTQRKKISAIMQLDQSKSATLPELKVKSPQAPAVVNNAVAAKEKKVVSHGAEAPTTETSGVNKINGNISRMNSSDDSVVVEKTVVMLENEVVSTPPVILHSGRNAAKETSSDDRTEKPSPELEYTAIRGPPSPLFVPDAESSVTNGPDDQGNSYEVVTECRKDEPERPSLAAMEKPYQAPFARVTSLENASDYSPLPVRESESLVPADNIKARVPDPVHSSVDGNEVNEKPRSKEPKGFRKLLKFGRKSHASALTEGAMDSDTSSVDEAPAGDGSMLKNLISQEDSGASSKASRSFSLLSPFRSKHKVIVL; this is encoded by the exons ATGGTTTACCAGGGGAACAGTGGAGAG attATCAAGGTGGTGACTTGCGTGGTTGGCCTTGGCAGATTTGTTCGTTTTGTCAGTACACCGGAGGTCCTGGAGCGGGTCACAACAATAGAGTCTGAAATATTGCAGATTGAAGATGCCATTGCCGTCCAGGTCAATGAAAGTCTTGGTTTGAGATCTGTAACT GTGGAAGACCAAAATGGGAAATCAGTGGACTGCATGGAAG GTTATAAGACAAGTTTTGATCCTGATGCAGATATGGCACTTGTTCCATATAAG GCTGGCACACAGCCAACTCTACCAGTGCAGAATAATGGTGGCACTCAGGAGGAGAATTCAAA AGCTCAACTGCTCAGAGTGTTAGAGACTCGCAAGACAGTATTACGTAAAGAGCAGGCTATGGCCTTTGCACGTGCTGTAGCAGCAGGGTTTGATATTGACAACTTGGTGTATTTGATCACATTTGCAGAGCGTTTTGGTGCTTCTCGCTTGAT GAAGGCATGTACACAATTCATTGGGCTGTGGAAGCAAAAGCATGAAACTGGACAATGGATTGAAGTTGAACCTGAAGCAATGTCTGCACGCTCCGAATTTCCTCCTTTTAATCCTTCTGGCATTATGTTTATGGGGGACAGCATGAAGCAAACTATGGAAACAATGTCTGTTTCCAACGGAGATGCAAGCGAAGATGCTTCTAAAGCAG ATCAGAGGACAACTCAGCACTCTGGAGCTCCCCATGAGTTCTTCCATGGTCCATATCAGTCAGCATATCCACCGTGGGCTATGCATCCGCCTTACTCTATGCAAGGCATGCCTTACTATCCTGGAATGAACCCATATTACCCTCCCCCCTACCCCCCAATCGATGATACCAGGTACCACCACTCTGAAAGGAGAGTATCAAAGAAATACTCCTCAGATAGCAAGGACTCAGAAACTTCAGATGACGAAAGTGACCAAAGCGGTTCAGAGAGGGAGACTTCTTATGGTCACAGGTCCCATAACAAGAATAAAAGGACAGGCAAGAAGAAGCCCAGTGTGGTTGTCATACGGAACATAAATGTAACATCGAAAAGGCATGGATCATCGGATATTGAATCACAAACAGGTTCAGATGTAGCATCTGAGGACAGTGATGATCTGAACACCAAGTccagaaagaaaaagaataagagCTCAAGTTCAAAGAAGAAAGATGCTAGAAAGATCATCCGTGAGTCTGCAGATGATTATAATAAGGATGAAATGTCATATGGGCAAGATGGAGATCAAGGGAACTGGAATGTCTTCCAAAGTTTCCTGCTAAGAGCTGATGAGAAGACAAGAGATAGTGATGCTGACCTGTTCGCCAGTGAAAACaaatcacccccagcaaggaaGAAGGAGAGCACAAGCATTGATGATTCTATTCTCTTGACAGAGCGAGATTCTGCTGGTGCCAATGAATGTAATACAGTAGGTTTCAACATAGAAAATGGGAGGACTAGGCCGCGTCAGATGCTGTCTGGTGATGAACTTATGATGTCTGGGCAAGGTAGTGGCGTTGCTAGTGATGGCATAAAGAAGATTGAAGGTGGAGATGTGAGATACAGGAGAGGAGCAAGTGATGACTTCATGATTTATGGGCAGGAAAAGTCAACAGACAGAGGGAGTTCTTTAGACCCTCTTGCAGAAGCACAGTACAAGAACCCCACACTGGTGGGGAAAAATGCACACAGCATGGCAGATGAGTCCTTCATGATACCTCTTAGGTTCAACTCAGATGATAATCTTGGACCAGAAAGTCGTACTGCCATTGACATAGATGTTGAGCTTCCCTCAACTGTTCAGAAGATATCAGATGCTAAAGCTGGTGGTCAGCTTTTCTATGAGCCAGATGAGTTGATGCCAGAGCGTGGATGCGAAAACATTTCATTTGGATATGATCCAGCAATGGATTACAGTCAGATGCAGAGCCAACCTGCCACCATGGTTGAAGATTCACCTGTGGAAGAGGCAGCGTTGACCAATGCTGATGAAGTAAAGAAGCCAGAGAAAGATAAGAGGATAAGAAGTTCGCAGGAGAGTTTGGATAAACGAAGGAAAGATGCTTCAATGAGGAGATTATCATCATCAAAGGGCCCAATGACTGATGCACAGAAACGCGCACAAAACTTGCGAGCATATAAAGCGGATCTTCAAAAGGCAAAGAAAGAGCAG ATTTCTAATAATTTGCAACATGGAATTGGCGATTTTTCGCATTTCCAGGAAGAGGAACAGATGAAACGGCTAGAGAGGCTTAAGCTGGAGAGGCAAAAGAGAATCGCTGCAAGAAGTAGCACTTCCAGTGCATCAACCACACCGCAGCAGCCCAAAGTGAAACCTTCTTCCAAGGTTTCTCCCAGTACCTACAAGAGCTCAAAGTTCAGTGATGCAGAACCTGCATCCTCTTCACCTCTCAGAAAAGTTCCTGCCAAAACTACCCCAGGAACTGACCCCCATCCCCAAAAAACAGCAAAAGCAAGCAAACTAATTGGTAATACAAATGCAGTTAGTAAGTCAACCTCATCATTGACAGATATGAAGAAGGAGAAAAGTGGGAAAGCCGAATCGTCCAGTGAGCGATTGAAAAAACTTGCTGAACCTAAAACCAGCAGTTTGACTGACCATCCTTTGAATCCCAAGTCAGCAAGCGTGGACCACCCACGGAGAAGAAGCATGCCACAGGATACCCAAAGAAAGAAAATTTCAGCTATAATGCAACTTGACCAGAGTAAATCAGCAACACTACCAGAACTGAAAGTCAAATCCCCACAAGCTCCTGCTGTTGTGAATAATGCAGTTGCTGCCAAAGAAAAGAAAGTGGTTTCACATGGAGCTGAAGCTCCTACAACAGAAACTTCTGGTGTAAATAAAATTAATGGTAACATCTCAAGGATGAACAGCAGTGATGACAGTGTGGTGGTTGAGAAAACTGTTGTGATGCTTGAAAATGAGGTGGTTTCAACACCTCCAGTCATTCTACATTCTGGAAGAAATGCAGCAAAGGAAACTTCTAGTGATGACAGGACAGAGAAGCCCAGTCCAGAATTGGAGTATACTGCCATCAGAGGTCCACCTTCTCCACTTTTTGTTCCGGATGCTGAGAGCTCTGTCACCAACGGACCTGATGACCAGGGGAACTCATACGAG GTGGTGACCGAGTGTCGAAAGGATGAACCTGAGAGGCCATCCTTGGCTGCCATGGAGAAACCCTACCAGGCCCCTTTTGCTAGGGTAACATCGCTGGAGAATGCTTCAGACTACAGTCCATTGCCTGTGCGAGAATCAGAATCACTTGTGCCTGCAGATAACATTAAGGCTCGAGTACCTGATCCTGTGCACTCTTCAGTTGACGGCAATGAGGTAAATGAAAAACCTCGAAGCAAAGAGCCAAAAGGATTTAGGAAACTTTTGAAATTTGGCAGGAAAAGCCATGCTTCAGCCTTGACCGAGGGTGCAATGGATTCCGATACATCATCAGTTGATGAAGCCCCAGCAGGAGATG GGTCGATGCTGAAGAATCTCATTTCACAAGAGGACTCTGGTGCTTCTTCTAAAG CTTCTCGGTCGTTTTCCCTGCTGTCACCATTCCGCAGCAAGCACAAGGTGATTGTACTGTGA